One Dermacentor silvarum isolate Dsil-2018 chromosome 10, BIME_Dsil_1.4, whole genome shotgun sequence genomic window carries:
- the LOC119431472 gene encoding uncharacterized protein LOC119431472, with protein sequence MVERLHRQLKTHLTTRLNCATWVDALLLVFLGLRAVLRADLQSSAAGLVCGSSLRLPGDFFTSAQLPAQPQQFLQHLLDCVKGLQPTPPCPSRVNTIFVHPDLATSTRVFVRRDAVRPPLTPAYDGPFRVLRRTPKTATLLQNGPEETVSLDRLMLAYMETATESLAPPSDLVIECHSRPTVRFRLPF encoded by the coding sequence ATGGTGGAACGCCTTCACCGGCAACTGAAGACCCACCTGACTACCCGCCTCAATTGTGCCACCTGGGTTGACGCCTTACTCCTTGTGTTTCTGGGTTTACGagccgtcctgcgggcagacctccagaGCTCAGCAGCAGGGCTCGTGTGTGGCAGTTCTCTGCGTCTCCCCGGAGATTTCTTTACATCTGCCCAGCTACCAGCCCAGCCACAGCAGTTCCTACAACACCTCCTGGACTGCGTTAAAGGTCTCCAACCCACTCCACCCTGTCCATCCCGCGTCAATACAATCTTCGTTCACCCCGACCTGGCCACTTCAACACGCGTTTTCGTGCGCCGAGACGCTGTCCGACCACCGCTAACCCCGGCCTACGATGGACCATTCCGCGTCCTCCGCCGCACCCCGAAAACTGCCACCCTCCTGCAGAACGGCCCAGAAGAGACTGTGAGTTTGGACCGCCTCATGCTGGCTTACATGGAGACCGCGACCGAAAGCCTCGCACCGCCGTCCGACCTCGTGATAGAGTGCCACAGTCGGCCCACCGTCCGGTTTCGACTTCCATtctag